The sequence TTTGTACGGCTTGGGCCGCGAGCCCTGCACCCGTGCCAGAACCTGGCCGGGTTTTATGTCAATCTCCATCACCTGCCCGCGCCTGGCATACGCGCGCCCGCGGCTCAACCGTCCCTCATCCATCAGCGATGACAACGCTCGGATCCATCGCGTGGCCCACCAGTTCTTGACGAACTCACCCCGCGCGCTCTTGGCCTTGATGCCATTCTTCACCACCCTGGGGCCTGTGGATTCCCACCGCGGCCAGTAGCCATCGTAGGTATTCCTCCGCCTCGCCACCCTACTCCCCCCGCAACGTCATGATGTCGCGCAGTTCGTCTGTGCTGAGTTCCGTCAGCCAGCCCTCGCCCGCGCCAACGATGCTTTCAGCCAGGGCCTTCTTGCTCTCAATTAGGTCGTCAATCCGCTCCTCCAAAGTCCCGGCACAGATCAACTTGTGCACCTGCACGTCTCGCGTCTGGCCAATGCGGAATGCGCGGTCGGTGGCCTGATTCTCCACCGCCGGATTCCACCAACGGTCAAAGTGAAACACCCGGTTGGCCGCCGTGAGATTCAGGCCCGTGCCCCCAGCCTTGAGCGACAGGATGAAAATCGGCGGGCCGTTCCGCGCGTCTTGAAACCGCGCCACCATCCGGTCCCGCTGTTTCTGTGGCGTGCCGCCGTGCAAGAAAAGCACCTCCAGCCCGAACAACCCTTGCAGGTGCGCCCTCAGCATGTGTCCCATTTCGGCAAACTGCGTGAAGACCAGCACCCGGTCCCCCACGGACAGCGCTTCCTCCAGCATCTCGGCCAGCCGGTCCAACTTGCCCGAGCGTCCCTCCAGCGCCGAGCCATCCCCCAGGAACTGGGCCGGGTGGTTGCACACCTGCTTCAGCCGCATCAGCGCGCTCAGCACCACACCTCGCCGCTCCATCCCTTCCGCCGACTCAATCCGCTCCAGCGACTCCCGCACCACAGCCTCATACAAGGTGGACTGCTCGGCGCTCAGGTTGCAGTACACCTTCATCTCCATCTTCTCCGGCAGGTCCTGGATAATCGTGGGGTCTGTTTTGACGCGGCGCAGGATGAACGGCCCCACCAGTCTCTTCAGCCGCTCGGTTGCTTCTCTGTCCTGGTAACGCTCAATCGGCAGTGCATATGTCCGGCGAAAGCCCTCTTCAGGGCCCAAAAGACCCGGATTGAGGAACTGCATGATGGACCACAACTCTGACAGACGGTTCTCCACCGGCGTGCCGGTCATGGCAATGCGATTGGCTGCGTGCAAGCGACGAACGGCCTGGGTCTGCTTGGCGTGGGGATTCTTGATGTTCTGCGCCTCGTCCAAGATGATGTCGCTCCACTGCACCTGCGCCAAGGCCTCCACATCGCGGCGGGCCAGGCCGTAGGTGCTGATGACGACGTCGTGCTGCCGGGCAGCGGCCACAAACTCCGCCTCCTTTGCGCGCCCACCGCCGTGGTGCGTCATCACGCGCAGCCCCGGCGCAAACCGATGGATCTCTCGCCTCCAGTTGCCGACGACCGACGTGGGGCACAACACCAGCGCCGGCCCCACGCCATTCTCCGCGGACTCCCGCTCGCGCAGCAGCAGCGCAATCGCCTGGATGGTCTTGCCCAAGCCCATGTCGTCGGCCAGACACGCACCCAAACCCCACTTGCGCAGGAACGTCAGCCACGAGTAGCCACGCACCTGGTAGGGCCGCAACTCCCCCGAGAACCCGTCCGGCGGCGGCAATTCTTCCATCCTGTCGCCCGCCTTCAGTTGTGTGAGGAGGTCCCCCAACCAGCCCGTCGCCTCCACGCCCTGTAGCGGCAGGCCGTTGACCTCGGCCTCTGCCCCCAATACCAACCCCAGCGCGTCGCGCAGCGCCATCTCTTGCTTCTCGCGCTTCTTTTCCCAGAAGGAAATGGCCGCCTCTACCTGCTCCGGCTGCAGCAGCACCCACTGGCCGCGTACCTGCACCAACGGCATCTTCAGCGCCGCAAGCCGCTCAAACTCCTCGCGAGTCAGCGGCTTATCGCCAAGTGCCAGTTCCCAATCAAATTGCACCAGCGTGTCCATACCCAGAATGCCCCCACCTACGCCGTCGGAAGTGACCTTCAGTTTGGCCCGAACGCCCAGCCGCACCCCCCGCTTGCCCCACCAGGATGGGACCAGCACCCCGAAACCGCTGCCCTTCAAAAGCGGGCCCGCCTCGCGCAGGAACGCATAGGCCTCGTCAACCGTCAGGGTGCAAGCCTCCGGACGGGCCTCGCGCAAACTCCTCATCACCGGAGGGAACAGCCGCGCCGCCAAGCCAAGTCCGGCCAAGAGCCGCTCCTGCGCGCCTTCAAACTTGCGGTTGAGAATGCGCAGTGTGCCGCCCCGCGCCCGCCACACCTGCCCGGCGGGCACGAGCAGACTGGGGTCGTCATTGGCCTGGAGCATGTAGCGCAGGGTCCAGTCCGGCGAGACGACCTGTCCGCTGTCCGCGTCCGTCTCCGGCGGCTCCAAGCGGAAGCACAGCCGGAAGGCGACCTGTTCCCCGCCGCGCAACTGTCCCACCCATTGGCGCCAGGATTGATACAAACGCGCCAGGTCTCGCCGCTGGGACACCGGGACTACGATGCGCCCATCCTCGCTCCACAGCGCCGACCACCACGCGCCTGCAACGCCCGTGGGCAGTTTCAGACGACGGCCCGCGCGCGGGCATCCCCATTCGCGCACGGCGCTGTCCACCACCCGGCCAAGAAAGCCCTCCAGCAGCGCGTGCGGCTCTGAGGGAGGCTCGTTCGCCTCAAGACAGCTCAGCGCCCGGCACACCGGCGGCATCGCCTCGGCCAGCGCTCGCAGCCGCTCCCCATCCAGCGCGTCATCAGGTGCAAGCAGCCAAACCGCCCGATACTGCCCACGCTCCTCCTCCATCCCGGGCACATATCGCTGCTTCGCCAGCAACTCCAACCCCAACTTGGCCGCCAGGCTCCAGTAACGCAGGTCGGCACCGATGCGCAGCCCATCCACCGCCCCCGCCGGCAGCGCGACCAGCAACTCCAGCGCAGACAGCGCGTCCAGTTCCAGACCCGGCACCTTCCAGGGGGCAAGACGGAGTTCCGCATCCGAGGCATTCTCCCCACAGCCCGGCACAAGCCATGATGGTACCTGCGGCTCATCCGGCGCAGACGGCAGTAGGACTGTCCGCTCCGCAGCGGCGGGCGCGCTCCAATCGGCGAGGGGAGACACCATCTTCAGCGCGTCTCGCAGACTCTCCACCGACGCAGCGTACGGGTGCGGTGGAACTTTGGATTTCCGTCCGCGGCGCGTAATGCGGTCCGCGCACTCGCCCCAAACAAAAAGTCGGTCGGCAGACCAACTGCCATGAAGAATCAGGTTCATCCCGTGATCCTTACGAGTTTCTGCCATCTATGGCCGGTGCGCACAGAGGCCAACAGATTATACCGCCACTGCCCAAGACGGCCAAGGGGCGGGCCTCGTGGACACGCAAACATTTCGCGGAAATTGGCCAGACCGATGAGCGGTAGCATGAACCGCACGGAGCGTAGGGCGGGTTTCATATGTGCCCCCTGCCCCAGGTGGCTATGGGAAGCCGCCCTACGTGTTCTGGACTGAGCCACCAACCCATTCCGAGCACAGGGGTTGGTTCCCACACCTGCGCCCGACGTCTGTAACCCGGGGCGCGCAATTTCCCTCGAAAAAGACACTCTACCACCCCGATTTTGCTTGACAAAACTGCGAGTTCGTGGTATACTAATACGTGTTAGTAACGCGCATTACCCAACCAGTGGCTGGACAGGGAGGAGCCCTTGGCCCGCAGACAGGTTACCAGCCGAGAAGTCGCGGAACTGGCAGGTGTCTCGCGCACGACGGTCTCTTTCGTCCTCAACAACGTGCCCGGCATCAAAATCAGCGACGAAACCCGCCGGCGCGTATGGGAAGCCGCACGCCACCTGGATTACTATCCAGCGTCCGCTGCTCGATCCCTTGCCAGCGGCAGAGCGTATCGGATCGGCATCATCCTTGGCGAAGGCCAAGACCCCCTCTCTGCCGACGCCTTTTGGCCCGGCCTATTGCAAGGAGTAACCGCCGCCGCCCGAAAGAACGGATACCGTATCATCGTCCAGACCTCCGAGGACGTGGTGAGCCACGACGCATACCTGGGCCTTATCCGCGAGCAAGAGGTGGACGGCCTCATCTTGTCAGGCCCTCGGTCTGATGACCCCGTTCTCCCTCAATTGGCTGCGGAAGGCTTCCCCCTGGTCATACACGGCCACCTACCCGGCTTCCCGTTCCCCTGCGTTGACGTGGATAACCGTTCCGGCGCTCGCCAGGCCGTACGCCATCTCGTGGCTCTGGGCCACCGCAAGATCGGCTTCATTTCCAACGCGCCCCTCTCTCACATGAGCGCTCAGGAACGCTTCGCCGGCTATCGCCTGGCGCTGGAAGAGAGCGGCATTCCCCTTGACCCGGACTACGTGGGCGTAGGCAATTTCCTACCCGAGACCGGGCGCGCGGCCATGGAGAAGTTACTTGCGCTGCCTCATCCCCCTACAGCCGTATTTGCGGCAGGCGATGTCATCGCCCTCGGAGCGGTGCATGCCATCCGCGCCGCCGGGCTTGGCATTCCCGAGGATGTCGCCCTCGTCGGGTTTGACGACCTGTTCTTCGCCGGCTACATCACCCCGCCACTGACAACAATCCACGTACCAGCCTACGGTCTGGGGTGGACGGCAGCGGTGGTGCTCATCGCGCTTCTTGAGGGGGACACCGACGTGCCCTCCGTCATGCTGGACACAGAACTGGTAATTCGCGATTCCTGCGGAGCCAAAGGCATCCGCAC comes from Chloroflexota bacterium and encodes:
- a CDS encoding ATP-dependent helicase, whose translation is MNLILHGSWSADRLFVWGECADRITRRGRKSKVPPHPYAASVESLRDALKMVSPLADWSAPAAAERTVLLPSAPDEPQVPSWLVPGCGENASDAELRLAPWKVPGLELDALSALELLVALPAGAVDGLRIGADLRYWSLAAKLGLELLAKQRYVPGMEEERGQYRAVWLLAPDDALDGERLRALAEAMPPVCRALSCLEANEPPSEPHALLEGFLGRVVDSAVREWGCPRAGRRLKLPTGVAGAWWSALWSEDGRIVVPVSQRRDLARLYQSWRQWVGQLRGGEQVAFRLCFRLEPPETDADSGQVVSPDWTLRYMLQANDDPSLLVPAGQVWRARGGTLRILNRKFEGAQERLLAGLGLAARLFPPVMRSLREARPEACTLTVDEAYAFLREAGPLLKGSGFGVLVPSWWGKRGVRLGVRAKLKVTSDGVGGGILGMDTLVQFDWELALGDKPLTREEFERLAALKMPLVQVRGQWVLLQPEQVEAAISFWEKKREKQEMALRDALGLVLGAEAEVNGLPLQGVEATGWLGDLLTQLKAGDRMEELPPPDGFSGELRPYQVRGYSWLTFLRKWGLGACLADDMGLGKTIQAIALLLRERESAENGVGPALVLCPTSVVGNWRREIHRFAPGLRVMTHHGGGRAKEAEFVAAARQHDVVISTYGLARRDVEALAQVQWSDIILDEAQNIKNPHAKQTQAVRRLHAANRIAMTGTPVENRLSELWSIMQFLNPGLLGPEEGFRRTYALPIERYQDREATERLKRLVGPFILRRVKTDPTIIQDLPEKMEMKVYCNLSAEQSTLYEAVVRESLERIESAEGMERRGVVLSALMRLKQVCNHPAQFLGDGSALEGRSGKLDRLAEMLEEALSVGDRVLVFTQFAEMGHMLRAHLQGLFGLEVLFLHGGTPQKQRDRMVARFQDARNGPPIFILSLKAGGTGLNLTAANRVFHFDRWWNPAVENQATDRAFRIGQTRDVQVHKLICAGTLEERIDDLIESKKALAESIVGAGEGWLTELSTDELRDIMTLRGE
- a CDS encoding LacI family DNA-binding transcriptional regulator, with protein sequence MARRQVTSREVAELAGVSRTTVSFVLNNVPGIKISDETRRRVWEAARHLDYYPASAARSLASGRAYRIGIILGEGQDPLSADAFWPGLLQGVTAAARKNGYRIIVQTSEDVVSHDAYLGLIREQEVDGLILSGPRSDDPVLPQLAAEGFPLVIHGHLPGFPFPCVDVDNRSGARQAVRHLVALGHRKIGFISNAPLSHMSAQERFAGYRLALEESGIPLDPDYVGVGNFLPETGRAAMEKLLALPHPPTAVFAAGDVIALGAVHAIRAAGLGIPEDVALVGFDDLFFAGYITPPLTTIHVPAYGLGWTAAVVLIALLEGDTDVPSVMLDTELVIRDSCGAKGIRTV